From a region of the Myroides sp. JBRI-B21084 genome:
- a CDS encoding WG repeat-containing protein, which translates to MKIFKIILLLLPLLSHSQNKFESIRKKLEQNKKYEYVYAFENNFAVFRTFDNKMGVIDSTENVIIKPIYSYINNKKELKNLFEVGNNLNKKFKRGFIDLKGNIKIPIVYDDVFYIDSGLIRVLKENKIGIIDTLNNVILPIKFDYISLDNNLIIAENKGINSLYNLTGKQISDLQFTQISEFRNNKAIIEFPNKSNLIIDNNGNIILNSIRNHSFERVFNDDLYLIKNNLTAKEGIINSKNEFIIKCKYDEIKQVNSFFIAKSNKKNGFISSTDSIVKPFIYEEIYFSYFDDAVGFGDNNLGDNYIVKKDELFGVINPNSLDEIIPINYKSIRTLFDNYYVVQNNENKSGLFTQNGKRVLNEDYVFYNIFKNSIFGEKNNKQFVIYLEGEKFTEKELSINKFVKYKDVQELSISENQIFKNEDKFGVINSSNKIVIPNEYEFIENIYLSKQFVVKKNNKFGIVNSENKTIIEIEYDDYKKLKEVILFTKDNKKIKKYHEITFK; encoded by the coding sequence ATGAAGATTTTTAAAATCATTTTACTGTTATTACCATTACTCTCTCATAGTCAAAATAAATTTGAAAGTATAAGAAAGAAATTAGAGCAAAATAAAAAATATGAGTATGTATATGCTTTTGAGAATAATTTTGCGGTTTTTAGAACTTTTGACAATAAAATGGGTGTAATTGATAGCACGGAAAATGTAATTATAAAACCAATATATTCATACATAAACAACAAAAAAGAACTAAAAAATCTATTTGAAGTTGGAAACAATTTAAATAAAAAATTTAAACGTGGATTTATTGATTTAAAAGGAAATATTAAAATTCCAATTGTTTATGACGATGTTTTTTATATTGACAGTGGATTAATACGAGTTTTAAAGGAAAATAAAATTGGAATTATTGATACTTTAAATAACGTAATTCTACCAATAAAGTTTGATTACATTTCACTTGACAATAATTTAATAATTGCTGAAAATAAAGGAATAAACTCACTTTATAATCTAACCGGAAAACAAATAAGTGATTTACAATTTACTCAAATTTCAGAATTTAGAAATAACAAAGCAATTATTGAGTTTCCAAATAAATCAAATTTAATTATAGATAATAATGGAAACATTATTTTAAATTCTATAAGAAACCATAGTTTTGAAAGAGTTTTTAACGACGATTTATATTTAATAAAAAATAATTTAACTGCAAAAGAAGGAATAATAAATTCAAAAAATGAATTTATTATTAAATGTAAATATGATGAAATCAAACAAGTAAATTCATTTTTTATCGCTAAAAGCAATAAAAAAAACGGCTTTATTTCATCAACAGATTCAATAGTTAAACCTTTCATTTATGAAGAAATATATTTTAGTTATTTCGATGATGCAGTAGGTTTTGGTGACAATAATCTTGGAGATAATTACATCGTTAAAAAAGATGAATTATTTGGCGTAATCAATCCAAATAGTTTAGATGAAATAATACCTATTAACTATAAAAGCATTAGGACTTTATTTGACAACTATTATGTAGTTCAAAATAATGAGAATAAAAGTGGTTTATTCACTCAAAACGGAAAAAGAGTTTTAAATGAAGATTATGTGTTTTATAATATTTTTAAAAACTCAATATTTGGAGAGAAAAATAACAAACAATTTGTAATCTATTTGGAAGGAGAAAAATTTACTGAGAAAGAACTTTCAATAAACAAATTCGTAAAATATAAAGACGTTCAAGAATTATCTATAAGTGAAAATCAAATATTCAAAAACGAAGATAAATTTGGAGTAATAAATTCATCAAACAAAATCGTAATTCCAAACGAATATGAATTTATAGAAAATATTTACCTTTCAAAACAATTCGTTGTTAAGAAAAATAACAAATTTGGAATTGTAAATTCTGAAAATAAAACGATAATAGAAATTGAATACGATGATTACAAAAAGTTAAAAGAAGTAATTCTATTTACAAAAGACAACAAAAAGATTAAAAAATATCACGAAATCACATTTAAATAA
- a CDS encoding HAD family hydrolase, giving the protein MNEENKILLILDIDETLIHASEKKLDREPDFVIFDYCIYERPFLFEFLNEIKEDFLVAVWSSASDDYVEKIVEKIFPQDYKLEFIWGRSRCTTTNESLFDEYGNYSDYYIQHFNHTKPLKKVKKKGFDLERILIIDDTPNKSKKNYGNAIYPKEFTGDSTDNELKTLAIYLKSLKNEKNVRIIEKRGWNEKKIL; this is encoded by the coding sequence TTGAACGAAGAAAATAAAATTCTGTTAATTTTAGATATTGACGAAACTTTAATTCACGCTTCAGAAAAAAAATTAGACCGTGAGCCTGATTTCGTAATTTTTGATTATTGCATTTATGAAAGACCATTCTTATTTGAATTTCTAAATGAAATAAAAGAAGATTTCTTGGTAGCAGTTTGGTCTTCTGCGTCGGATGACTATGTTGAAAAAATTGTTGAAAAGATTTTTCCACAAGATTACAAATTAGAATTTATATGGGGACGAAGTCGTTGCACTACGACAAACGAATCACTCTTTGATGAATACGGCAACTATTCTGATTACTACATTCAGCACTTTAACCACACAAAACCTCTAAAAAAAGTTAAGAAAAAAGGTTTTGATTTAGAAAGAATTTTAATAATTGATGACACACCAAATAAATCAAAAAAAAACTATGGAAATGCAATTTACCCGAAAGAATTTACTGGTGACTCAACTGATAATGAATTAAAAACACTTGCAATTTATCTAAAATCACTAAAGAATGAAAAGAATGTTAGAATTATAGAAAAGAGAGGTTGGAATGAAAAAAAAATACTGTAG
- a CDS encoding amino acid permease, with amino-acid sequence MEQTTNDNSLKRGLSNRHIQLIALGGAIGTGLFLGIGPAAVLAGPSVILGYAFAGIIAFFIMRQLGEMVVEEPVSGSFSHFAYKYWGTFAGYASGWNYWILYILVSMAELTAIGKYVQFWWPDIPLWVSSLFFFVTITALNLGTVKLFGEAEFWFSIIKVVAILAMIGFGTYLLISGTGGEQASISNLTNNGGFFPKGWFEKTAEGYQGLLSVMAIIMFSFGGLELIGITAAEAENPEKNIPKATNQVIYRILIFYVGALIILFALSPWATITTETSPFVTVFDNLKGLHFNIFGTDVSGTNLIANVLNLIVLTAALSVYNSSVYSNSRMLYGLAEQGNAPKFVMHLNKSSVPTRAIIVSSCFAGLCIIINKFMPDEAFKILMSLVVSCLIINWIMISFTHLKFRKFKDAASVQTKFPSFLYPISNYVCMAFLLAILAIMTITGMHVSVILIPVWLILLYISFKIVQKNKQQL; translated from the coding sequence TTGGAACAAACTACAAACGACAACTCTTTAAAAAGAGGCTTGTCTAATCGTCATATACAATTAATTGCATTAGGTGGCGCCATAGGAACAGGGCTTTTTTTAGGCATTGGTCCGGCAGCAGTATTGGCAGGTCCATCGGTTATTTTAGGATACGCATTTGCAGGTATTATTGCATTTTTTATTATGCGCCAATTAGGTGAAATGGTGGTAGAAGAACCCGTTTCAGGTTCGTTTTCGCATTTTGCATACAAATATTGGGGTACATTTGCGGGCTATGCATCGGGTTGGAACTATTGGATTTTGTACATATTGGTTTCAATGGCCGAACTAACAGCCATAGGTAAATACGTACAATTTTGGTGGCCCGATATTCCGTTGTGGGTTTCTAGTTTATTCTTTTTTGTTACCATTACGGCTTTAAATTTAGGTACGGTAAAATTATTTGGCGAGGCCGAATTTTGGTTTTCAATTATAAAAGTGGTTGCTATTTTAGCAATGATTGGTTTTGGAACTTATTTGCTGATTTCCGGAACGGGTGGCGAACAAGCAAGTATATCAAACCTTACAAATAATGGGGGATTTTTCCCTAAAGGATGGTTTGAAAAAACAGCAGAAGGCTATCAAGGATTATTGTCGGTAATGGCCATTATTATGTTTTCGTTTGGGGGCTTAGAGTTAATTGGAATTACCGCTGCCGAAGCCGAAAACCCTGAAAAAAACATACCAAAAGCTACCAATCAGGTTATTTACCGTATTTTAATTTTTTACGTTGGTGCATTAATTATTTTATTTGCCCTTTCGCCTTGGGCAACTATTACAACCGAAACCAGTCCGTTTGTTACTGTTTTTGATAATTTAAAAGGCTTGCATTTTAATATTTTTGGCACCGATGTTTCGGGTACTAATTTAATTGCCAATGTTTTAAATTTAATAGTGTTAACAGCGGCTTTGTCGGTTTATAACTCATCGGTTTACAGCAACAGTCGTATGTTATATGGTTTGGCAGAACAGGGCAATGCGCCTAAATTTGTTATGCATTTAAACAAAAGTTCGGTGCCAACACGTGCTATAATTGTATCAAGTTGTTTTGCGGGCTTGTGTATCATCATCAATAAATTTATGCCCGATGAAGCTTTTAAAATACTAATGTCGTTAGTGGTTTCGTGTTTAATCATTAACTGGATAATGATATCGTTTACACATTTAAAATTCCGAAAGTTTAAAGACGCAGCATCTGTTCAAACCAAATTTCCATCGTTTTTATATCCCATTTCTAACTATGTATGTATGGCATTCTTGTTGGCAATTTTAGCCATAATGACTATTACAGGTATGCATGTTTCGGTAATTTTAATTCCGGTTTGGCTTATTTTATTGTACATCTCCTTTAAAATTGTTCAAAAAAACAAACAGCAATTGTAA
- a CDS encoding DUF2891 domain-containing protein, with the protein MKKLFSTLLISAFLMISCKKETLKATIQPEQNQPKLKLELAEAQKIIALPLHCLKVEYPNKLGQVLKSSDELKSPKQLRPIFYGCFDWHSSAHGYWSVVKLVKQFPELDQDKKIDELLTNVFTDENVAIEKSFFDQPHNKTFERTYGWAWFFKLQEELYTWKTNPKAQQWYKTLQPLENVFVERYLEYLPKLNYPIRTGTHDNTAFGMALSLEYAQTVGNTQLKTAIEAKAKYLFMNDTNCPIAYEPSGHDFLSPCLQEAWLMSKVLPKNAYKVWLQKFLPQLFDKNFNLEVGKVSDRTDGHLVHLDGLNFSRATCLFEIAKVLPELNHLKPLAEKHFNAAFPNISNDDYMGSHWLGSFALQALDAQ; encoded by the coding sequence ATGAAAAAACTTTTCTCTACTTTACTTATAAGTGCTTTTTTAATGATTTCATGCAAAAAAGAAACATTAAAAGCAACCATTCAGCCCGAGCAAAATCAGCCTAAATTAAAATTAGAATTAGCCGAAGCGCAAAAGATCATTGCATTACCGTTGCATTGTTTAAAGGTTGAATATCCGAATAAATTGGGACAGGTTTTAAAATCATCAGACGAATTGAAATCTCCAAAACAGTTGCGTCCCATTTTTTATGGTTGTTTCGATTGGCATTCGTCGGCACACGGATATTGGTCGGTTGTGAAGTTGGTAAAGCAGTTTCCTGAATTAGATCAAGATAAAAAAATAGATGAATTGCTAACCAATGTTTTTACAGATGAAAACGTAGCTATAGAAAAATCTTTTTTTGATCAACCGCATAACAAAACATTCGAAAGAACCTATGGTTGGGCGTGGTTTTTTAAATTGCAAGAAGAATTGTACACTTGGAAAACAAACCCTAAAGCGCAACAGTGGTACAAAACGTTACAACCGTTAGAAAATGTTTTTGTAGAACGATATTTAGAATACCTTCCAAAATTAAATTACCCAATCAGAACCGGAACGCACGACAACACTGCATTTGGTATGGCTTTAAGTTTAGAATATGCACAAACGGTAGGTAATACCCAGCTTAAAACTGCAATTGAAGCCAAGGCTAAATATTTGTTTATGAACGATACCAATTGCCCTATTGCTTACGAACCAAGTGGACACGATTTTTTATCACCTTGTTTGCAAGAAGCGTGGTTAATGAGCAAAGTGTTACCAAAAAACGCTTATAAAGTTTGGTTGCAAAAATTTTTACCCCAATTATTTGATAAAAATTTTAATTTAGAAGTAGGTAAGGTTTCTGATAGAACCGATGGCCATTTGGTGCATTTAGATGGATTGAATTTTAGTAGAGCAACTTGTTTGTTTGAAATTGCAAAGGTTTTACCTGAACTAAACCATTTAAAACCATTGGCTGAAAAACATTTTAATGCTGCTTTTCCAAACATATCAAACGATGATTATATGGGTAGCCACTGGTTGGGTAGTTTTGCGTTGCAAGCGTTAGATGCGCAGTAG
- a CDS encoding chloramphenicol acetyltransferase, producing the protein MKTEINLDTWKRKSHFEFFMAMDEPFYGLTVEVDVTKAYKKAKELNTSFFIYYLYATLKTMNQLPAFKLRIDNGKVFQHDRIDASSTILKENETFGFSHIIYHNDIEIFKKSVQKEINRVQQTDTLLTKDDYGDNIIHFSAIPWVNFTALTHARSFKYTDSSPKVSIGKMIDKKGKKFFNVALFAHHGLVDGIDMGRFFDLFQEILNE; encoded by the coding sequence ATGAAAACCGAAATTAATTTAGATACTTGGAAAAGAAAAAGTCATTTTGAGTTTTTCATGGCAATGGACGAACCTTTTTATGGCTTAACCGTTGAAGTAGATGTTACCAAAGCCTACAAAAAAGCTAAAGAATTAAACACATCGTTTTTCATTTATTATTTATACGCCACGTTAAAAACCATGAATCAACTGCCTGCTTTTAAGTTGCGAATTGATAATGGAAAAGTTTTTCAGCACGATCGTATCGACGCATCATCAACCATTTTAAAAGAAAACGAAACCTTTGGTTTTTCGCACATCATTTATCACAATGATATCGAAATCTTTAAAAAATCGGTACAAAAAGAAATAAATCGTGTACAACAAACCGATACGTTGCTTACAAAAGACGATTATGGCGACAACATTATTCATTTTTCGGCAATTCCGTGGGTAAATTTTACCGCTTTAACACATGCACGTAGTTTTAAATATACCGATAGCTCGCCCAAAGTATCTATTGGAAAAATGATTGATAAAAAAGGAAAAAAGTTTTTTAACGTTGCTTTATTTGCACATCACGGCTTGGTTGATGGCATTGATATGGGCAGATTTTTTGATTTGTTTCAGGAAATATTAAATGAATAA
- a CDS encoding VOC family protein, translating into MEAIQFVHLILYVDNQQISTDFYTKLLQTQPVLNVPGMTEFCLAANLKLGLMPNNGIATILKNKTPHPNTGTGIPRCELYLYVQNLEQWCTNAKNIGAVLISDIEKRNWGDTACYFADKDGHIIAFATK; encoded by the coding sequence ATGGAAGCTATTCAATTTGTACATCTTATTTTATATGTTGATAACCAACAAATAAGCACCGATTTTTATACTAAATTGTTACAAACACAACCTGTACTTAACGTACCTGGTATGACCGAGTTTTGTTTGGCCGCCAACCTAAAGCTTGGGTTAATGCCTAATAACGGCATAGCTACAATTTTAAAGAACAAAACGCCCCACCCAAACACGGGTACCGGAATTCCAAGGTGCGAATTGTATTTGTATGTGCAAAACTTAGAACAATGGTGTACTAACGCTAAAAATATTGGTGCTGTTTTAATTTCCGATATCGAAAAGCGCAATTGGGGCGATACCGCTTGTTACTTTGCCGATAAAGACGGCCATATTATTGCCTTTGCAACTAAATAA
- a CDS encoding HAD family hydrolase, whose protein sequence is MIKNIQVIAFDADDTLFINEPYFDEAEEKFCALMSDYLSKQSLAQALFKNQISNLPLYGYGIKGYVLSMIQTAYSVSNHTVSTKVMEKIIEIGKDLLTKPIVLLDGIEETLQKLHGNYKLVVATKGDLKDQHRKLHLSGLGAYFHHIEVMVEKEELDYEKLLKRLEIEPENFLMIGNSLKSDVLPVLNIGGSAIHVPFHTTWAHERIDHEIIHKNFFTVEKVSEILSLLNL, encoded by the coding sequence ATGATTAAAAACATTCAGGTTATTGCTTTTGATGCAGACGATACTTTGTTTATTAACGAACCTTATTTTGATGAAGCCGAAGAAAAATTTTGTGCTTTAATGAGCGATTATTTATCAAAGCAAAGCTTAGCACAAGCCTTATTTAAAAATCAAATTAGCAATTTACCCTTGTATGGTTACGGCATAAAAGGCTATGTTTTATCAATGATTCAAACAGCTTATTCGGTTTCTAACCACACCGTATCAACCAAAGTAATGGAAAAAATTATTGAAATTGGTAAAGATTTACTTACCAAACCTATTGTTTTGTTAGATGGAATTGAAGAAACCCTACAAAAACTTCACGGCAACTATAAATTGGTGGTAGCTACAAAAGGCGATTTAAAAGATCAACACCGCAAATTGCATTTATCGGGCTTAGGTGCTTATTTTCATCACATTGAAGTGATGGTTGAAAAGGAAGAACTTGATTACGAAAAACTTTTAAAACGCTTAGAAATTGAACCTGAAAACTTTTTAATGATTGGCAATTCGTTAAAGTCTGATGTGTTACCGGTTTTAAACATTGGTGGAAGTGCTATACATGTACCTTTTCACACCACATGGGCACACGAACGCATTGACCACGAAATTATTCACAAAAACTTTTTTACAGTTGAAAAAGTCAGCGAAATTTTAAGCTTATTAAATTTATGA
- a CDS encoding single-stranded DNA-binding protein, which translates to MSTLRNSVRLIGRVGNNPETKTFDNGTKVSLSLATSDFYYNDKNEKIENTQWHNIVAWGKTAELIQKYVEKGKEIAVEGKLTYRSYEDKEGIKRSITEIVVSEIVFF; encoded by the coding sequence ATGAGTACATTACGTAACAGTGTTCGCTTAATCGGTAGAGTAGGCAACAACCCAGAAACAAAAACATTTGATAACGGTACCAAAGTATCTTTATCTTTAGCTACAAGCGATTTTTACTATAACGATAAAAACGAAAAAATAGAAAATACCCAATGGCACAATATTGTTGCTTGGGGCAAAACTGCCGAGTTAATTCAGAAATATGTTGAAAAAGGTAAAGAAATTGCCGTAGAAGGCAAACTTACGTACCGATCGTACGAAGATAAAGAAGGTATTAAACGCAGTATTACCGAAATTGTGGTGAGCGAAATTGTGTTTTTTTAA
- a CDS encoding GNAT family N-acetyltransferase, giving the protein MEIKHKQDDNKGAFIAEENGAKAGEMTYSKAGADKIIIDHTEVNPEFNGKGVGKQMVLAAVDYARATGIKILPLCPFAKATFDKNKDIQDVLV; this is encoded by the coding sequence ATGGAAATTAAACATAAACAAGACGATAACAAAGGTGCTTTTATTGCAGAAGAAAATGGTGCCAAAGCCGGCGAAATGACATACAGTAAAGCAGGAGCCGATAAAATTATTATTGACCATACCGAAGTTAATCCTGAATTTAACGGCAAGGGTGTAGGTAAACAAATGGTGTTAGCAGCAGTTGATTACGCACGCGCAACAGGTATTAAAATTTTGCCTTTATGTCCGTTTGCAAAGGCAACTTTTGATAAAAATAAAGACATTCAAGACGTTTTGGTTTAA
- the metG gene encoding methionine--tRNA ligase codes for MLQNPKRYTITAALPYTNGPIHIGHLAGVYVPADIYARFLRQQNKDVAFICGSDEHGVAISMKAKKEGITPQEVIDKYNKIIADSFQEFGISFDNYSRTSAKIHHDTASDFFRKLYDEGKFIEEVTEQLYDAEADQFLADRFVTGTCPKCSNDSAYGDQCEKCGTSLNATDLINPKSTITGSTPVLRETKHWFLPLDQYDAFLREWIIEGHKNDWKPNVYGQVKSWLDDGLKPRAVTRDLDWGIDVPVDGAEGKKLYVWFDAPIGYISSTKEWAAREGKDWEPYWKDQDTKLVHFIGKDNIVFHCIIFPAMLKAEGSYILPDNVPANEFLNLEGNKLSTSKNWAVWLNEYLVDFPEKQDVLRYTLTANAPETKDNDFTWKDFQARNNNELVAIFGNFINRVVVLTNKYYNGVIPTPNAFNEIDEQVLTELKAYPAVIESSIERYRFREALGELMNVARLGNKYLADEEPWKLIKTDEERVKTQMYVALQIAAALSTLAEPFLPFSAAKLKNMLNIAEPITWNKVAETTDLIPAGHQIGQAELLFAKIEDNEIQKQIDKLEATKLANAAEAKTAEPQKEITQFEDFAKIDLRVGTIIEAEKMPKANKLLVLKVDTGIDVRTIVSGIAEHFTPEEIIGKQVTVLVNLAPRALRGVNSEGMLLLTETKEGKLVFVNPDEAGVYNGATIG; via the coding sequence ATGTTACAAAATCCAAAACGATATACCATAACGGCAGCTTTGCCGTACACCAACGGGCCAATACATATTGGGCATTTGGCGGGCGTTTACGTTCCTGCCGATATTTACGCACGTTTTTTACGCCAGCAAAATAAAGATGTTGCTTTTATTTGCGGAAGCGATGAACACGGCGTTGCCATTTCTATGAAAGCTAAAAAAGAAGGCATTACTCCGCAAGAAGTGATTGATAAATACAACAAAATCATTGCGGATTCTTTTCAAGAATTTGGCATTTCGTTCGATAATTATTCGCGTACCTCAGCTAAAATACATCACGATACCGCTTCTGATTTCTTTAGAAAATTGTACGATGAAGGCAAATTTATTGAAGAAGTTACAGAACAATTATACGATGCCGAAGCAGATCAGTTTTTAGCCGATCGTTTTGTTACGGGCACATGCCCTAAATGTAGTAACGATAGTGCTTATGGCGATCAATGTGAAAAATGCGGAACATCGTTAAACGCTACTGATTTAATCAATCCAAAATCAACCATAACGGGTTCAACGCCAGTTTTAAGAGAAACCAAACACTGGTTTTTACCTTTAGATCAGTACGATGCTTTTTTACGCGAATGGATTATTGAAGGACACAAAAATGACTGGAAACCAAATGTTTACGGACAAGTGAAATCATGGTTAGACGACGGTTTAAAGCCGCGCGCGGTAACTCGTGATTTAGATTGGGGAATTGATGTACCTGTTGATGGTGCCGAAGGCAAAAAACTATACGTTTGGTTTGATGCACCTATTGGTTACATTTCATCGACCAAAGAATGGGCAGCTCGCGAAGGAAAAGACTGGGAGCCTTATTGGAAAGATCAAGATACAAAGCTGGTCCATTTTATAGGAAAAGATAATATCGTGTTTCACTGTATTATTTTCCCGGCGATGTTAAAAGCAGAAGGTAGTTATATTTTACCTGACAACGTACCAGCTAACGAGTTTTTGAATTTAGAAGGAAATAAATTATCAACTTCTAAAAACTGGGCCGTTTGGTTGAATGAATATTTGGTTGATTTCCCTGAAAAACAAGATGTGTTGCGTTATACATTAACGGCAAATGCGCCTGAAACAAAAGACAACGACTTTACATGGAAAGATTTCCAAGCACGAAACAACAACGAATTGGTTGCTATTTTTGGTAATTTTATTAACCGCGTAGTAGTTTTAACTAATAAATACTACAACGGCGTTATACCTACACCTAATGCATTTAACGAAATTGACGAACAAGTATTAACGGAATTAAAAGCCTACCCAGCGGTTATTGAAAGTTCTATTGAACGTTACCGTTTCCGCGAAGCATTAGGCGAATTAATGAATGTAGCGCGTTTAGGAAACAAATATTTAGCAGATGAAGAGCCTTGGAAATTAATTAAAACCGATGAAGAACGCGTAAAAACGCAAATGTATGTAGCCTTACAAATTGCCGCAGCCTTATCTACTTTAGCAGAACCGTTTTTACCTTTTTCGGCAGCAAAACTAAAAAACATGTTGAATATTGCCGAACCTATTACTTGGAACAAAGTAGCCGAAACCACTGATTTAATTCCAGCAGGTCACCAAATTGGTCAGGCAGAATTATTGTTTGCAAAAATAGAAGACAACGAAATACAAAAACAAATAGACAAATTGGAAGCAACGAAACTGGCAAATGCAGCCGAAGCAAAAACAGCCGAACCACAAAAAGAAATCACTCAGTTTGAAGATTTTGCAAAAATTGATTTACGTGTAGGAACCATTATTGAAGCCGAAAAAATGCCAAAAGCAAATAAATTATTGGTTTTAAAGGTTGATACAGGTATCGACGTGCGTACTATTGTATCTGGAATTGCAGAACATTTTACGCCCGAAGAAATAATTGGCAAGCAAGTAACAGTTTTGGTAAACTTAGCACCACGTGCTTTACGTGGCGTGAACAGTGAAGGAATGCTTTTACTTACCGAAACCAAAGAAGGTAAATTGGTTTTTGTAAACCCTGATGAAGCTGGCGTTTATAACGGAGCAACAATAGGATAA
- a CDS encoding DUF6896 domain-containing protein, translated as MFEKEVQSQREAIGQNLKTELVGFQVGIHTSDPEINIAKLITDKEIEDNQDFFEQCAKDYRQLGEELLFKLVDKLNLNLNREFPMQTFNELKRDARSNGKVEGWNYYVHGFHCGFVNIKTKQEIEVPLVFGEEFGDLDPYFFSKFIKSTPKYKPLPVEIFEDYADGVRINETMLKLGKFEKISSNVGNHYGIVVTDRQKVEIKSYLDLEKMYQEQNKQTEKPKFNFWKFMGLRK; from the coding sequence GTGTTTGAAAAAGAAGTTCAAAGTCAAAGAGAAGCAATAGGACAAAATCTAAAAACTGAACTTGTAGGCTTTCAAGTTGGAATACATACAAGTGATCCTGAAATAAACATTGCTAAACTAATTACGGACAAAGAAATTGAAGACAATCAGGACTTTTTTGAGCAATGTGCAAAGGATTACAGACAATTAGGAGAAGAATTGTTATTTAAGTTGGTTGACAAACTTAATTTGAACTTAAATAGAGAATTTCCAATGCAGACTTTTAACGAACTTAAAAGAGACGCAAGGTCTAATGGAAAAGTTGAGGGATGGAATTATTATGTTCACGGTTTCCATTGTGGCTTTGTAAACATTAAAACTAAACAAGAAATAGAAGTTCCACTTGTATTTGGTGAAGAATTTGGAGATTTAGACCCTTACTTTTTCTCAAAGTTCATTAAATCGACACCGAAATATAAACCTTTACCAGTTGAAATTTTTGAAGATTATGCAGACGGAGTAAGAATAAACGAGACAATGCTTAAACTTGGAAAATTTGAAAAAATAAGCTCAAATGTTGGCAATCATTATGGAATAGTAGTTACCGACAGACAAAAAGTAGAAATAAAATCATATTTGGACTTGGAAAAAATGTACCAAGAACAAAACAAGCAAACTGAAAAACCTAAATTTAACTTTTGGAAATTTATGGGACTTAGAAAATAA
- a CDS encoding histone deacetylase family protein, translating into MFPIAYHPIYKHPVPENHRFPMEKYELLPKQLLLEGIVNEECFFKPNEIALETACLVHDADYVNRYVNLQLTAKEVRKTGFIHSEQLVRRERIIAQGTLTGALKAYQTNSIAFNIAGGTHHAFTNYGEGFCMLNDQAIAVAYLLKNQLVSKVLIIDLDVHQGNGTAEIFKNNPHVFTFSMHGKTNYPFKKEQSSLDIALENHTTDVDYLQLLTQHLEPIIITQKPDFIFYQAGVDILETDKLGKLNCTIDGCKQRDELVFTLAKNYQIPVQCSMGGGYSPQLRTILQAHVHTFKAAQTIFF; encoded by the coding sequence ATGTTTCCCATAGCATATCACCCTATATACAAACATCCTGTACCTGAAAACCATCGTTTTCCTATGGAAAAGTACGAGTTATTACCTAAACAACTGCTTTTAGAAGGAATTGTAAATGAAGAATGTTTTTTTAAACCCAACGAAATTGCCCTTGAAACAGCTTGTTTGGTACACGATGCCGATTATGTAAACCGATACGTAAACTTACAACTTACCGCAAAAGAGGTACGAAAAACCGGATTTATACACAGTGAACAATTAGTACGCCGCGAACGCATTATTGCACAAGGCACTTTAACAGGCGCTTTAAAAGCGTACCAAACCAATAGCATTGCATTTAACATAGCAGGCGGTACCCACCATGCGTTTACAAATTACGGCGAAGGCTTTTGTATGTTGAACGACCAAGCCATTGCTGTTGCATATTTATTAAAAAACCAACTGGTTTCTAAAGTTTTAATTATTGATTTAGATGTGCATCAGGGGAACGGTACAGCCGAAATTTTTAAAAACAACCCACACGTTTTTACGTTTTCAATGCATGGTAAAACCAATTATCCGTTTAAAAAAGAACAATCAAGTTTAGATATTGCTTTAGAAAACCACACTACCGATGTTGACTATTTACAGCTTTTAACTCAGCATTTAGAACCTATAATTATAACTCAAAAACCCGACTTTATTTTTTACCAAGCAGGCGTTGATATTTTAGAAACCGATAAATTAGGTAAATTAAATTGTACCATTGATGGTTGCAAACAACGTGATGAATTGGTTTTTACATTGGCAAAAAATTACCAAATACCAGTACAATGCAGCATGGGTGGTGGGTATTCGCCTCAATTGCGAACCATTTTGCAAGCCCACGTACACACTTTTAAAGCTGCACAAACTATCTTTTTTTAA